From Gimesia panareensis, the proteins below share one genomic window:
- a CDS encoding YybH family protein, giving the protein MQSDEQEIRDLVSTWLEATKAGDTEQVLELMAEDVVFLVAGEPPMVGKTPYKEAAQPHPDQPVPDIDGISEIQEIKVLGDWAYMWTEMEVKVTPPGGRPVKRVGHTLSILHKENGKWVIARDANMLVPVTEG; this is encoded by the coding sequence ATGCAAAGCGATGAACAGGAAATACGCGATCTGGTCAGTACCTGGCTGGAAGCGACCAAAGCAGGTGACACGGAACAAGTGCTGGAACTGATGGCAGAGGATGTCGTCTTTCTGGTCGCGGGTGAGCCACCAATGGTTGGAAAAACCCCATACAAAGAAGCGGCGCAACCTCACCCCGATCAGCCGGTCCCAGACATTGACGGAATCAGTGAGATCCAGGAGATCAAGGTGCTGGGCGACTGGGCCTACATGTGGACGGAGATGGAAGTCAAGGTGACGCCGCCCGGCGGCCGCCCGGTGAAACGGGTCGGCCACACATTGTCAATCCTGCATAAAGAGAACGGCAAATGGGTCATCGCCCGTGATGCCAACATGCTGGTACCGGTAACGGAGGGCTGA
- a CDS encoding M56 family metallopeptidase — protein MMETTVAYFAVHVLLQSTLLIAVGCLAMRFCGRAKPVVHSVILRVTLLAVLICPLVSLAANYLGATSYAMLPAWDNNDVLVTERISATEASSSPSLENGSSQQFSTPHVSTEAMPLPQDPGMTANMPVAGEVSPIAADNTTVPSESFVNEKTGLSLQALISWVVTLIWLSGALFLLTKLLRACHGMTRVVKNSQPAEAQLQNLCRETAERLELRPPEVRISPAVHSPCLTGIRKPLILLPAQNNLSDAVLRDIFLHELAHQTRRDCLYFLLARFATAVLFFQPLAWWLARCLEQLADDICDDYVIHYGSGRKRYANTLVDFAERLPAPSLATEAGLAMVSHRSALSRRVLRILDSSRVLTLRLPMKWVALILVLGFFVTTSAAVLVNARADGSVEKEDAGAQTDEDLAAAVKAQSTKQKQDGKNAGLHLRGNVVNPAGQPVPNASIGYVSTGMDQRQRTRLTTTDARGNFEITIPASDPRYAALHNDRMLVAMADGFGPAVESVMQFDTSGEMRKSLLKRIAASHASPEFLEQARKRIQKATPTLQLVTDDVPLTGTVVDIEGQPVTGARLQVTQLHATESGSLDDWEQAAQKPGADFYETRMLLIKSLGNDVGGATLEYIPSVVTDRNGRFTFKGLGHERIVKLLISGPGIATSYAFARTRQGKAIELPMQARNPSSETIVYHPSEFTHVAGPSLPVIGVVRDAKTRQPLPGVTLQSYHLAGRRVSGWSEGLVQAVTDNQGRYRLEGLPIGKNEVICLAARDQPHLLYKFSTELNAGSPPPQQDVELVRGVWATGRAYDRVSGEPIRGGRLVYAPLQGNPFAKSIQKSYALLTSHYRLQEDGTYRIPVLPGPGAIGVMANDHMLYQRGQGAEKLIDQDNPFKALKTTPFWIVATNYHVLAKVNPAEDAKSAQVDLPFDPGPTLRINVVKQDGTTSLSGNYVGMMEEFPSWNGFEQGQLEIRGYRSDHPRRVQVIDPESQQAGYLLISKQNPTDLKITLEPWAEITGRLVDESGNPKARVILSNVYQAISKDPNVALLPPNPEQKSGGTVSYLTDGNGRFQIRGMIPGAKYSIAAREIRKNGGYFELGDFLKGKPLQPGEVRDLGNIIFKRPTETN, from the coding sequence ATGATGGAGACAACGGTCGCTTATTTTGCTGTGCATGTTCTACTTCAATCCACACTGCTGATTGCGGTCGGATGCCTCGCGATGCGGTTCTGCGGCCGAGCGAAGCCGGTCGTGCATTCTGTAATCCTGCGTGTCACCCTGCTGGCGGTCCTCATCTGCCCACTGGTGTCGCTCGCTGCAAATTATCTGGGTGCAACCAGCTATGCCATGCTGCCTGCCTGGGACAACAATGATGTTCTTGTCACAGAAAGGATTTCCGCTACCGAAGCGTCAAGCTCACCGTCACTGGAGAACGGAAGCAGCCAGCAATTCTCTACACCGCACGTCTCAACAGAAGCAATGCCCCTGCCGCAAGATCCCGGAATGACTGCGAATATGCCTGTGGCAGGGGAAGTTTCCCCCATAGCTGCAGATAACACGACAGTGCCATCAGAATCATTTGTTAATGAGAAAACAGGGCTCAGCCTGCAGGCTTTGATTAGCTGGGTCGTGACGCTGATCTGGTTGTCGGGGGCTTTGTTTCTGCTGACAAAGCTGCTGCGGGCCTGTCATGGAATGACCCGGGTGGTCAAAAACAGCCAACCGGCGGAAGCGCAACTGCAAAACCTCTGCCGGGAGACAGCAGAACGGCTGGAACTGCGTCCGCCCGAGGTTCGTATCTCCCCCGCCGTGCATTCCCCCTGCCTGACAGGCATCCGCAAACCACTGATTCTGCTCCCCGCACAGAACAACCTGTCGGACGCTGTGCTGCGTGATATTTTTCTACATGAACTGGCTCACCAGACGCGACGGGACTGTCTGTATTTTCTGCTGGCTCGTTTTGCGACCGCGGTCCTGTTTTTTCAACCGCTGGCCTGGTGGCTCGCGCGATGCCTGGAACAGCTGGCCGATGATATCTGTGATGACTATGTAATCCACTACGGTTCCGGACGAAAACGTTACGCGAATACGCTCGTCGATTTTGCGGAACGGCTGCCAGCCCCTTCACTGGCGACCGAAGCGGGGCTGGCCATGGTTTCACACCGTTCCGCATTGAGCCGTCGCGTGCTGCGGATTCTGGACTCATCCCGCGTGCTGACGCTCCGCCTGCCTATGAAATGGGTGGCCCTGATTCTTGTGCTGGGATTCTTTGTAACTACCAGTGCAGCCGTGCTGGTGAATGCCCGGGCAGATGGTTCTGTAGAAAAAGAAGACGCCGGGGCACAGACAGACGAGGATCTGGCAGCAGCGGTGAAAGCACAATCCACAAAACAAAAGCAGGACGGAAAGAACGCAGGATTACACCTGAGGGGGAATGTTGTCAACCCGGCAGGTCAACCGGTTCCCAATGCATCGATCGGTTATGTCAGTACAGGCATGGATCAACGCCAGCGAACCAGGCTTACCACCACCGATGCACGGGGGAATTTCGAGATTACGATTCCCGCCTCCGATCCACGTTACGCCGCCCTGCACAATGACAGGATGCTGGTCGCCATGGCTGACGGTTTTGGCCCGGCAGTGGAAAGCGTCATGCAGTTTGATACTTCCGGGGAAATGCGCAAATCACTGCTCAAACGAATTGCAGCATCGCATGCTTCCCCGGAATTTCTGGAACAGGCCCGAAAACGAATCCAAAAAGCCACGCCCACGTTGCAACTGGTCACCGATGACGTGCCTTTAACAGGCACCGTGGTCGATATTGAAGGGCAGCCTGTGACAGGCGCCCGACTGCAGGTGACGCAGCTTCATGCTACTGAGTCCGGCTCACTCGACGACTGGGAACAGGCAGCGCAGAAACCAGGTGCCGACTTTTATGAGACCCGCATGCTGCTGATAAAAAGTCTCGGAAATGATGTAGGCGGTGCCACGCTGGAATACATCCCCAGCGTGGTCACCGACCGAAACGGTCGGTTCACTTTCAAAGGCCTCGGACACGAGCGAATTGTCAAGCTCCTGATTTCCGGCCCGGGGATTGCCACGAGTTACGCTTTTGCCCGCACCAGACAGGGAAAGGCGATCGAACTGCCCATGCAGGCACGCAACCCCTCTTCGGAAACCATCGTCTATCATCCGTCTGAATTCACCCATGTCGCGGGACCGTCTCTGCCTGTCATCGGGGTGGTTCGGGATGCGAAGACACGCCAACCGCTGCCGGGAGTCACCCTCCAAAGCTATCATCTGGCGGGCCGCCGAGTGTCAGGCTGGAGCGAAGGCCTGGTCCAGGCGGTCACCGACAACCAGGGACGTTATCGCCTGGAAGGCTTACCGATTGGGAAAAACGAAGTCATCTGTCTGGCAGCCCGCGATCAGCCTCATCTGCTCTACAAATTCAGTACGGAACTGAATGCAGGCAGCCCGCCCCCCCAACAGGACGTGGAACTGGTCCGGGGAGTCTGGGCCACAGGCCGGGCGTATGATCGAGTCTCTGGCGAACCGATTCGCGGCGGGCGACTGGTATATGCCCCGCTGCAGGGGAATCCTTTCGCGAAATCGATCCAGAAGTCTTATGCCCTGCTCACATCGCATTATCGGCTGCAGGAAGATGGGACCTATCGGATTCCCGTGCTGCCGGGCCCCGGGGCTATTGGGGTCATGGCAAACGATCACATGCTCTATCAGCGCGGCCAAGGGGCGGAGAAGCTGATCGATCAAGACAACCCATTCAAGGCTTTGAAGACGACACCTTTCTGGATCGTTGCCACGAACTACCACGTTCTGGCGAAAGTCAATCCGGCAGAAGACGCGAAATCAGCCCAAGTCGACCTGCCGTTTGATCCGGGACCGACTTTGCGGATCAACGTCGTCAAACAGGATGGCACAACCTCTCTAAGTGGAAATTACGTCGGCATGATGGAAGAATTTCCGAGCTGGAACGGCTTCGAGCAGGGACAGCTGGAAATCAGGGGTTATCGGTCTGATCACCCGCGGCGCGTTCAGGTCATTGATCCGGAAAGCCAGCAGGCTGGTTACCTGTTAATCAGCAAGCAGAATCCAACCGATTTGAAAATTACCCTGGAACCCTGGGCCGAGATCACGGGGCGTCTGGTCGACGAATCAGGTAATCCAAAAGCTAGAGTGATACTCTCTAACGTTTATCAGGCCATCAGCAAAGATCCAAACGTTGCCTTACTGCCTCCCAATCCGGAGCAGAAATCGGGAGGCACCGTCAGCTATCTGACCGACGGAAACGGACGGTTTCAGATCCGGGGGATGATTCCCGGGGCAAAATACAGCATCGCAGCCCGGGAAATCCGCAAGAATGGCGGCTACTTTGAACTGGGCGATTTCCTCAAGGGAAAGCCGCTCCAACCCGGTGAGGTGCGTGATCTGGGCAACATCATTTTCAAAAGGCCGACCGAAACCAATTGA
- a CDS encoding BlaI/MecI/CopY family transcriptional regulator, with translation MNASQLGRVQLQIMQVLWDRGRVNAREITDTLNQHSNIAHSTVQTLLRQLEAKEAVAHDVEDRTFVFYPLIKEDKVTRQATRELINDIFDGSAAGLVAYLLENEKIPKSELQQLRKLINDE, from the coding sequence ATGAACGCCAGCCAACTGGGTCGGGTCCAGCTGCAGATCATGCAGGTCCTCTGGGATCGGGGCCGTGTCAATGCGCGTGAAATCACAGACACCCTCAACCAGCATTCAAACATTGCCCACAGTACAGTCCAGACACTGCTGCGTCAGCTGGAGGCCAAAGAGGCTGTGGCCCACGACGTCGAGGATCGCACGTTTGTGTTTTACCCGCTGATCAAGGAAGACAAAGTCACGCGGCAGGCCACACGCGAACTGATCAATGATATTTTCGACGGCTCCGCAGCCGGGCTGGTCGCCTATCTGCTGGAGAATGAAAAGATCCCCAAATCAGAATTACAGCAGCTGCGCAAGCTGATCAACGACGAGTAA
- a CDS encoding IS5 family transposase (programmed frameshift), whose amino-acid sequence MTRVSRPATGRNITGSRTEPKPQLSDEQWLLIKDLFPEPPVNAAGGRPRVAPRECLEGILWVLRTGARWKDLPTFLPSPSTCWRRFKEWTEDGVFLEAWQRLLEHLDRRKLVVWSEAFGDGTFCPAKKGAPDVGKTKRGKGTKLMLLVDGNGLPLALDRASASPAEVKLIESLLDQRVLPRDPDRLIYDRAADSDPLRTELAERQIELICPHRKNRVKPATQDGRALRRYRRRWKVERTISWLFNFRRLVIRYERYSHLFLGFAQLACVFTLLNKL is encoded by the exons ATGACCCGCGTGTCACGACCTGCCACAGGTCGCAACATTACCGGGTCCAGGACGGAACCAAAACCACAACTCTCGGACGAGCAATGGCTTCTGATCAAAGATCTGTTTCCAGAACCACCGGTAAACGCAGCCGGAGGGCGGCCCAGAGTGGCTCCCCGCGAGTGCCTCGAAGGAATCCTTTGGGTATTAAGGACCGGTGCCCGATGGAAAGATTTACCAACATTTTTACCATCTCCCAGCACCTGCTGGCGGCGTTTCAAGGAATGGACCGAAGACGGTGTCTTCCTGGAAGCGTGGCAGCGATTGCTCGAACACTTAGACCGCCGGAAGCTGGTTGTCTGGTCGGAAGCATTCGGGGATGGCACATTCTGCCCCGCAAAAAAAGGGGCGC CCGATGTCGGAAAGACAAAACGGGGAAAGGGAACCAAGCTTATGCTGCTGGTCGACGGAAACGGGCTCCCTCTCGCTTTGGATCGTGCCAGTGCCTCTCCGGCAGAGGTGAAGCTGATTGAATCCCTGCTGGACCAGCGAGTTTTGCCACGCGACCCCGATCGCCTGATTTATGATCGTGCGGCCGACAGCGATCCCCTGCGCACAGAGCTGGCGGAACGGCAGATAGAGCTGATCTGTCCGCATCGCAAGAACCGTGTGAAACCAGCGACGCAAGACGGGCGTGCTCTGCGGCGATATCGACGCCGCTGGAAAGTCGAACGCACCATCAGCTGGCTGTTCAACTTTCGTCGTCTGGTAATACGATATGAACGATACAGTCATTTGTTTTTAGGATTCGCACAACTCGCGTGCGTGTTCACCTTACTTAATAAGTTATGA
- a CDS encoding M56 family metallopeptidase, producing the protein MPLLLYCLLWNLLLVTVLALFLWAVGLLPVLQNRPALRQILWLLVLLKLVTPPLMTVPILPETRVMEWSESAQKSLATELYGSLFIHDDRVAHDLADTGNIIEDNTQPRQLWNSAVLFSVFSLLGTLILWSKLIAKHFRMRNLLTRFQAGSQRAEQVLQQLCAHFHLKQKPALVVIDAACSPMLWSGKRRKTIILPRTFSEVASEEQLRHVLAHELAHLVRRDQLASLVAFVITSLFWWNPVAWFARREMLMAMECCCDALAIERSASSRQLYAKTLLSVVDTLSHSESVLPVAGAQFGEFQSFKRRIKMIARSRVKFTLSPAACLLTVSCGLMVMTLLPISAGAEPKQLKDETVPQTKVSVNSDQGAQAAETQEKPKPGTATYHKPGISHAQLVSWGVETSLRGYFFDTEEAAESFAKTIEAFRIARRFQLEISEYSLFDNDNHKILMPSNHAEQLQIDSNKVILLQGDRKQHQRVEQIMKALGAE; encoded by the coding sequence ATGCCCCTTCTGCTTTACTGCCTGTTGTGGAATCTCTTGCTGGTAACGGTGCTGGCTCTGTTCCTCTGGGCGGTAGGGTTGTTACCTGTCTTACAAAATCGTCCCGCACTCAGGCAGATTCTCTGGTTGCTGGTGCTGTTGAAGTTGGTCACACCACCGTTAATGACGGTTCCCATACTCCCTGAAACACGGGTCATGGAATGGAGTGAGTCGGCACAGAAAAGTCTGGCAACGGAACTCTATGGGAGTCTTTTTATTCACGATGACAGAGTTGCACACGATTTAGCCGATACCGGAAACATAATTGAAGACAATACTCAGCCCCGCCAGTTGTGGAATTCAGCGGTTCTGTTCAGTGTTTTCAGCCTCCTGGGGACTTTGATTCTATGGAGTAAACTGATCGCAAAACATTTCCGTATGCGAAACTTACTAACTCGTTTTCAGGCAGGCTCACAGAGAGCCGAACAGGTTCTGCAGCAGCTCTGTGCTCACTTTCATCTTAAGCAGAAGCCTGCACTTGTTGTGATCGATGCAGCTTGTTCACCAATGCTCTGGAGTGGAAAGCGCCGGAAAACCATCATCTTGCCTCGTACTTTTTCAGAGGTGGCCAGTGAAGAGCAGTTACGTCATGTTCTGGCACACGAACTGGCGCATCTGGTCCGTCGCGATCAGCTGGCAAGTCTGGTGGCGTTTGTGATTACAAGTCTGTTCTGGTGGAATCCGGTTGCCTGGTTCGCACGACGTGAGATGTTGATGGCCATGGAATGCTGTTGTGATGCACTGGCGATAGAACGTTCAGCCAGTTCCCGTCAATTATATGCGAAAACCCTGTTGTCTGTTGTCGATACACTGTCTCATTCTGAATCTGTACTACCTGTCGCAGGGGCACAGTTTGGCGAGTTCCAGTCCTTTAAAAGGAGAATTAAAATGATTGCCCGTTCCCGAGTGAAATTTACGCTCTCACCTGCTGCTTGTCTGCTCACTGTTAGTTGCGGACTGATGGTCATGACGCTGCTGCCCATCAGTGCTGGTGCAGAGCCAAAGCAGCTGAAAGATGAAACTGTCCCGCAAACAAAAGTGTCTGTGAACTCAGATCAGGGGGCACAGGCAGCTGAGACGCAGGAAAAGCCGAAACCAGGAACAGCAACCTACCATAAGCCCGGAATCAGCCATGCCCAGCTTGTTAGTTGGGGCGTGGAAACTTCTCTGAGAGGTTATTTCTTCGACACGGAAGAGGCTGCAGAATCATTTGCCAAAACGATTGAGGCATTCAGGATTGCCAGACGGTTTCAACTGGAGATTTCAGAATATTCCCTGTTTGATAACGATAATCACAAAATTCTCATGCCTTCCAACCACGCGGAGCAGCTGCAAATCGATTCAAATAAAGTCATCCTGCTACAAGGAGATCGCAAACAGCATCAGCGTGTCGAGCAGATCATGAAGGCACTTGGTGCAGAGTAA
- a CDS encoding BlaI/MecI/CopY family transcriptional regulator produces MSKKQNPSKGSDVTDAERTVLEILWKHPEGSSVREIVVAMYGRHEHSLHGGVKSFLDRLMEKGLVAVDKAGFAHLFSATISRQEYVGRQLKHLADHHFGGSLTPMLLSLVEQVNLDKKKRAEIEKIIKQIKD; encoded by the coding sequence ATGTCAAAGAAGCAAAACCCTTCGAAAGGTTCTGATGTTACGGACGCAGAACGCACAGTTTTGGAAATTCTCTGGAAGCACCCCGAAGGGAGCTCAGTACGAGAGATCGTGGTGGCAATGTATGGTCGACATGAGCATTCCTTACACGGGGGGGTGAAGAGCTTTCTGGATCGTCTGATGGAAAAGGGACTGGTAGCAGTCGATAAGGCCGGTTTTGCGCATCTGTTTTCTGCCACCATCTCACGACAGGAATATGTCGGCAGACAGTTGAAGCATCTGGCAGATCATCATTTCGGCGGTTCACTGACTCCGATGCTGTTGTCGCTGGTAGAGCAGGTGAATCTCGACAAAAAGAAGCGTGCAGAGATAGAAAAGATCATCAAACAAATCAAAGACTAG
- a CDS encoding sulfatase, whose amino-acid sequence MNSRVLRLSALAAVCFLVLSSVSPLKAAKLNAKQPPNIVVFLVDDMGVMDTSVPFLTDAEGNPKRYPLNDYYITPNMERLAKQGIRFNNFYAMSVCSPTRVSILTGQNAARHHTTNWINPAKNNKGPKGPPNWDWEGLSKEDVTLPRLLQKKGYRTIHVGKGHFGADGFPGAEPLNLGFNVNIAGAAFGAPGSYYAEKKYGLGTRRAHHAVPGLDKYHGTDTFLTEALTLEADAALAETVKQKQPFFLYMAHYAVHAPFDSDPRFADHYKDSGKPKNAQAFATLIEGMDKSLGDIMQQLEKLGVAENTLIFFLGDNGSDAPLGHQHAVACAAPLRGKKGAHYEGGMRVPFIAAWAKPNPDNENQQQLPIPADVIQTQVAAVYDIFPTILDITGILPPQGYIMDGLPLDQLLLGEQDHSRPQTFLMNYPHSPHRSNYFTVYRDGDWKVIYHYFPSEESEGSHYQLYNLAKDPFEQHNLAKSKPKKLKQMMQALIDSMQAHHAQYPVEAEGSTKPVKPKLP is encoded by the coding sequence ATGAATTCACGAGTCTTGCGTCTGTCAGCACTGGCTGCTGTCTGTTTTCTGGTTCTCAGTTCAGTGTCCCCTCTCAAGGCAGCGAAGCTGAATGCGAAACAGCCACCCAATATTGTTGTCTTCCTGGTGGACGATATGGGAGTCATGGATACTTCGGTTCCCTTTCTGACCGACGCCGAGGGAAATCCGAAACGTTATCCCCTCAATGATTATTACATCACTCCCAACATGGAACGTCTGGCGAAGCAGGGGATCCGCTTCAATAATTTCTACGCGATGAGTGTCTGTTCGCCGACCCGGGTTTCGATTCTCACTGGCCAGAATGCAGCCCGGCATCATACGACCAACTGGATCAATCCCGCTAAAAATAACAAGGGCCCCAAAGGGCCGCCCAACTGGGACTGGGAAGGTTTAAGCAAGGAAGATGTCACGCTGCCGCGCCTGCTACAGAAAAAAGGGTATCGGACGATCCATGTGGGTAAAGGACATTTTGGAGCCGATGGTTTTCCGGGTGCGGAACCTCTCAATCTCGGTTTTAATGTGAATATCGCCGGCGCTGCATTCGGGGCACCGGGCAGTTATTATGCTGAGAAAAAATATGGACTGGGGACCCGTCGCGCGCATCACGCCGTGCCCGGCCTGGATAAATATCATGGCACCGACACCTTTCTGACCGAGGCGCTGACGCTCGAAGCCGATGCAGCGCTGGCGGAAACCGTCAAACAGAAACAGCCGTTCTTCCTCTACATGGCGCACTACGCAGTGCATGCCCCCTTCGATTCCGATCCCCGGTTTGCTGACCATTATAAGGATTCGGGCAAGCCGAAGAATGCACAGGCCTTCGCCACGCTGATTGAAGGCATGGACAAGTCACTGGGCGATATCATGCAGCAACTGGAGAAGCTGGGCGTGGCGGAAAATACACTCATCTTTTTCCTGGGGGATAACGGCTCTGACGCACCACTGGGGCACCAGCACGCCGTGGCTTGTGCAGCGCCGCTCCGCGGAAAGAAAGGCGCGCACTATGAAGGGGGCATGCGGGTTCCCTTCATTGCGGCCTGGGCGAAACCGAACCCAGATAATGAGAATCAGCAGCAGCTGCCCATCCCCGCTGATGTCATTCAGACCCAGGTGGCTGCGGTCTATGACATCTTCCCCACGATTCTGGATATCACAGGCATTCTGCCTCCCCAAGGCTACATCATGGATGGCCTCCCCCTGGATCAGTTGCTGCTGGGAGAACAGGATCATTCGCGTCCGCAGACGTTCCTGATGAACTATCCCCATTCGCCGCATCGCAGCAACTATTTCACGGTGTATCGGGACGGCGACTGGAAAGTGATCTATCACTACTTCCCGTCCGAAGAATCGGAAGGCTCGCACTACCAGTTGTATAACCTGGCGAAAGATCCGTTCGAACAACACAACCTGGCGAAGTCCAAGCCGAAGAAGCTCAAACAGATGATGCAGGCACTGATCGACAGCATGCAGGCTCATCATGCACAGTACCCGGTCGAGGCTGAAGGCAGTACGAAACCGGTCAAACCGAAACTGCCTTGA
- a CDS encoding S1 family peptidase, with product MPLVGVKSKLDYLVVADRNRKLLYVLTPHEVKVYPLSAVMEEVADRKAEFPLQEFSHIYHRIYRIRGYLLDHPIAFTENQQTHLFVLDMGKNQMLVAKTPAFEIPEELLAPGLITAAPNSGNPAPGSPAPAAKHAAPNPLKFPALIAEGEPFSHQLPEQPETRYELMYGPQGVNLNEKNVVTWKPGSKQVGKQEFKIKVTQGDKVSFERVEVEVVSRDLVKMYGGLDKLQNFPRLHLELEPAKLIPTPDYQSLLVLQGKKVHRLTGDGIKDVQTYELPERYEFIGERDGTFLALDQGRFQLDLIDQKSGRVKKSIPLDKAGVPVLEMTDLAVHPKLDISYVAIKTGMEVPRYRVLVVNESNSRVIAPDELLGTWGCVDPSGKMLYTGYRDLYRNGTKFHINPGWRLLEVPQYGNLDFLISFKLRRGMPVIYQYIDNAGGNGNGIRLSPDGKRITYLSNGGFPSLSRNLAGWNATQFKQNPVVYETKGRGVCTQLAFHPTLKIVAVPGGNSAVLFDRETGEVLENKLLLLDRGLGDVKVADLAFSPDGKSLLFHCQNPFQGNYVRAVPLKLTPTEQKQVGRKINLAQKKPRPVPSIKQAELQALKLDAKPEKQTPRQIAERFNPSVVLIKTETGSGTGFVVGSEGYILTCAHAAPEDEKILVEFQVGKASPKEAEATIIHWDEEQDLALLKLNQKVKLSPVVLSSRTTFDSGEHLTVIGNPGLGETILSQTLTTGVISNPKRILRDQPLIQISAAVNPGNSGGPVFDDRGQVIGLVILKADIEAAGFAIPSTELRKFLLSVTRGKPVASKN from the coding sequence GTGCCACTGGTCGGCGTCAAAAGCAAACTGGACTACCTGGTGGTTGCAGACCGGAACCGCAAGTTGCTGTATGTCCTGACTCCTCATGAGGTGAAAGTCTATCCGCTGTCGGCTGTGATGGAAGAAGTGGCGGACCGGAAAGCTGAATTTCCCCTGCAGGAGTTCAGCCACATTTATCATCGTATCTATCGGATTCGTGGTTACCTGCTGGATCACCCCATCGCCTTTACAGAGAATCAGCAGACCCATCTGTTTGTCCTGGATATGGGCAAAAACCAGATGCTGGTAGCGAAAACCCCCGCGTTTGAAATTCCTGAAGAACTCCTGGCTCCCGGTCTGATCACCGCAGCCCCAAATTCAGGAAATCCTGCTCCCGGCTCACCTGCCCCGGCAGCAAAGCACGCGGCTCCAAACCCGCTGAAGTTTCCGGCTCTGATTGCCGAAGGGGAACCGTTCTCGCATCAGCTCCCCGAGCAACCAGAGACGCGCTATGAACTCATGTATGGACCACAGGGAGTGAACCTGAATGAGAAAAACGTAGTGACCTGGAAACCCGGCTCGAAACAGGTTGGAAAACAGGAATTCAAAATCAAGGTCACACAGGGAGACAAGGTTTCCTTTGAGCGGGTGGAAGTCGAAGTCGTCTCCCGCGATCTGGTCAAAATGTATGGGGGGCTCGACAAGCTGCAAAACTTCCCCCGGCTTCACCTCGAGCTGGAACCTGCGAAGCTGATCCCGACTCCGGATTATCAGTCGCTGCTGGTTCTACAGGGGAAGAAAGTTCATCGTCTGACGGGGGATGGCATCAAGGACGTTCAAACCTATGAGCTGCCGGAACGCTATGAGTTTATCGGCGAGCGGGACGGGACTTTCCTGGCCCTGGATCAGGGCCGGTTTCAACTGGATCTGATCGATCAGAAAAGCGGCCGGGTGAAAAAAAGTATTCCCCTGGACAAAGCGGGAGTGCCGGTGCTGGAGATGACCGATCTGGCGGTGCACCCGAAGTTGGACATCAGTTATGTGGCGATCAAAACGGGTATGGAGGTTCCCCGCTACCGGGTGCTGGTGGTCAATGAAAGCAATTCCCGGGTGATCGCCCCGGATGAACTTCTGGGAACGTGGGGCTGCGTCGATCCGTCCGGAAAAATGCTGTATACCGGCTACCGGGATCTTTACCGGAATGGGACGAAGTTCCATATCAACCCCGGCTGGCGTCTGCTGGAGGTTCCTCAGTATGGTAACCTGGATTTCCTGATCAGCTTCAAGCTGCGGAGAGGGATGCCGGTGATCTATCAATATATTGACAACGCGGGAGGTAATGGGAATGGGATTCGCCTTTCTCCCGACGGGAAACGGATTACGTATCTCTCGAACGGTGGATTTCCCTCACTTTCGCGTAACCTCGCTGGCTGGAATGCAACACAGTTCAAGCAGAATCCGGTGGTGTATGAAACGAAGGGGCGCGGCGTATGTACGCAGTTGGCGTTCCACCCCACGTTAAAAATAGTTGCAGTCCCTGGCGGAAATTCAGCGGTGCTGTTTGACCGTGAGACAGGCGAGGTACTGGAGAACAAGCTCCTGCTGCTGGACCGGGGACTGGGCGATGTGAAAGTCGCCGATCTGGCTTTCTCTCCCGATGGGAAGTCACTGCTGTTTCACTGTCAAAATCCGTTCCAGGGCAATTACGTGAGAGCAGTCCCCCTCAAACTGACTCCCACGGAACAAAAGCAGGTGGGACGCAAGATCAATCTCGCGCAGAAAAAACCACGACCGGTACCATCGATCAAGCAGGCGGAACTGCAGGCGTTGAAACTGGACGCCAAACCGGAGAAACAGACTCCCCGACAAATCGCGGAGCGATTCAATCCCTCTGTCGTGCTGATTAAGACCGAGACCGGTTCAGGAACGGGCTTCGTCGTGGGCAGTGAAGGCTATATCCTGACGTGCGCCCATGCGGCTCCTGAAGATGAAAAGATCCTGGTGGAGTTTCAGGTGGGGAAAGCGTCCCCTAAGGAAGCTGAAGCGACCATCATTCACTGGGACGAAGAACAGGACCTGGCACTGCTCAAACTGAATCAGAAAGTGAAGCTCTCCCCGGTCGTGCTGAGTTCCCGCACGACTTTCGACTCGGGTGAACATCTCACGGTGATTGGGAATCCGGGACTGGGCGAAACGATCCTGTCACAAACACTGACTACAGGCGTGATCAGTAATCCGAAGCGGATACTTCGCGATCAGCCGTTGATTCAGATCTCCGCCGCGGTGAATCCGGGTAACAGTGGCGGCCCTGTCTTCGATGATCGGGGCCAGGTCATCGGACTGGTGATCTTAAAGGCCGATATCGAAGCGGCCGGATTTGCGATTCCCTCGACAGAACTCCGGAAGTTCCTGTTGTCTGTCACCAGGGGGAAACCGGTCGCCAGTAAAAACTGA